In the Treponema maltophilum ATCC 51939 genome, AAAGCATACGAGGCGCGATTTTTTGCAGCGGACATACGCAGCACATGTACCGCACTCGCGCCGTACAAAAAGAAAAAGACCACCCCGGTTTGATTGTTTATATAATTTATGCACAGAATCGTTACGGCAGGCGATACAGCGCTCAGCAGCATGGCTGCCCCGGCGGCATATAAGCCGTTTTGCCGATTTCCGCGAAAACACAGCATCCGCACAAAGACAAAAATACCGACCGACAGCAACGCATTCGAAACGGCCGCCCACAGTTTACAACCGATAATCGCATCACCGCATATCAGCGAACAAAGTCCGCACAGATAGTACCCGATTTTCGTATCGGGGTTTTCGAGCGATCCCGTAAGCATAAACGATTTGGCTTGCAGCGCATAAAAATAGCCGTCCAATCCCGTAGGATGCTCGGAAGTATTCAGCATAAAAAAACGCACTGCGGTTATTACAACAAAAAAAACAAAAACGGTACCTGCAGCGCACGTCTTCTCTATCCGAGCCGTATTCGCCGGACCTGTTCCGCCGTACAAGCCGCTTTGCGTATCGTCTGTAAAAAACCGCTTACGTTCCGACATTTGCGCCATCCTTTTTTTACATACCCGCCGAATCTGCCGAACCGTGCAGATGAAAAATAAAGCTGCACACGGCTATTTATTGTACCGATTATCACACGATTCGGCAATTGCCGGCTGCCATTATGTCGCCATCGATTATCACAAAGACAGTGATCATTATGTTATTGATAACAGAGTAAATGTCCGCTCGGCGCCGAACATTTCCGGTGAAAAACTGTTCCGGCTGAATGCGGGTGATAAAGTCAGGATACTCGAGTGGAATGAAGATGGGGAATGGCTTTGGGCGGAAGGCTACTATGCGCCGTGGTACAAAATCTCTTGCGCCAAAGGTACCGGCTACATATGCGGCCGGTATATTTCCTGCAAAGAGGCTGTAGGGGACCTCGACAACGACGGAGAAGATGAGGTTTTTGCATGCCTTTGCGTCAGTGAATCTAAGGGAGCGCCGATTTCCGGAAATTTCAGATATATGAGCAGCTTTTATAACATAAACACACATCACGTGCTCATAAAAGACTCACAGGTTAAAAATATCGACTTGGAGAAACTCTATTTGGAAGAATTCGATGAAAATAAAATCTCGCGAGATACCTTCTATTCAATATGGGAATGCGAATATTTGACACCGGAAGTATCTTTTCGCGTTGCCCGCAGCGGTTCTAAAGACGAAGAGGGCGGCTGGTATACAAAGCGGTATTTTTATTTTACGGACGGCACACTGAAATATCTTACTACACTTTCAGACGTTGAATCTAAAATGCATTACGGGTTTGTCGAATATTTTGAATTTAGCAATAGAAACACGATAACAGTCATGCATATATCTAAAAGCTGGGAAAACGGCACGCCTTCGGTATCCGAAAGAGAATCCGGAGGCTATTTGTGGAACGGCAAAGATTTTATAGATACCGGCGGCCAATAAGTTATAGTAAAGCATATAATTACAGTATTTCCATGTTCACTCTCTGTTTTCACCTATCTTTTTTTCCAGATATGTAAGGATCGGAATTTTATTCATTGATTACCCTCCGTTTATAATTCAGTTGCCGTATTATAAATATTTGCGGCCGTTTAAACAATTCCTTCTCTGCATTTTCCTTAATTTCATACGACATGTTTATATGGGCGTTGCCGCAAAAAACGAAGATTTAACGAGAGCGCTAAAAGAAAATCGTTTTTTGCGGCCGCGTGTTCTGCAGTACTCCTCGAAAGCACCCGCTCATTTTCCCGTGCTTTCTGCGGGGTACTGCTGCCACCCGCTAACGCCTGACGGTATACCAAGACTTAATTTAAAACTCGTCGGGGACGGCGAAAAAGTAACAAACTTTTGAGCCCCCCCGCCTGCCCACGTCGCACGCAAGCGTGCTCACCAAGTTTGCAAGAGAAGGCTGTTGGGTTTTGTAGGTAAGGTTAAGCAAACTTGATAGGCTTCTTTAGACCATGGTTTATTTTAAAGGGGACTGTCTTCGCCGGAGCCCTTTAAAATAAAAAAGCCCGGCATACCGACTAAGGTCGGGCAGCAACCGACGCACGCGAGGCGCGTGCTCACCAAGTTTGCAAGAGAAGGCTGTTGGGTTTTGTAGGTGAGGTTAAGCAAACTTGATAGGCTTCTTTAGACTGTATTTTTATTTTGAGCCGCCATACGCGGCTCAAAATAAAAAAAAAGCCTGGCAGCACTCTGCGTAACGGCAAAAGTCGATTCATTTTGCCGTTACGCATCGAGTTTGTCGCAAGGCGTCAAACTCGCATACATGCAAAGCCGTGAAAAGCTGAAGTTTTTCACGGCTGTTTTAACAGCAGTTTGCCCGCGCAAAGGAAGTATGCGTTTGATATTTCTTAGGGGCAAACTGATAGCTTTCTTTAGGCCATAATTTATTTTAAAGGGGACTGTCTTCGCCGGAGCACTTTAAAATAAAAAAGCCCGACATACCGACTAAGGTCGGGCAGCAACCGACGCACGCGAGGCGCGTGCTCACCAAGTTTGCACGGGAAGGCTGTTGGGTTTTGTAGGTGAGGTTAAGCAAACTTGCTAGGTTTCTTTAGGCTGTATTTTATGCCCTGAGGCGCATTGCGTGCGCCTCAGGGCATAAAAAAAGCCTGGCAGCAACCTACTTTCCCGCGTAAGCAGTATCATCGGCGTAAGAGAGCTTGACTTCCGTGTTCGGGATGGGAACGGGTATGACCTCTCCACTATGGCCACCAGGCATAATAAACAAAAGAAAAGGAAAAAACGAATAGTTTGGTAAGTAAAAAAGATAATATGGTCAAGCCTCACGACTGATTAGTATTGCTCGGCTGAATACATTGCTGTACTTACACCTGCAACCTATCGACCGGATAGTGTCTCCGGAGTCTTTAGGAGGGTTAAACCCTCAGGGATGATTTATCTTGAGGTGGGCTTCCCACTTAGATGCTTTCAGCGGTTATCCCTTCCGAACATAGCTACTCTGCACTTACTCTTGGCAGAATAACAGATACACCAGAGGTTCGTCCACATCGGTCCTCTCGTACTAAATGCAGCTCCTCTCAATCATCCAACGCCCACAGCAGATAGGGACCGAACTGTCTCGCGACGTTCTGAACCCAGCTCACGTACCGCTTTAATTGGCGAACAGCCAAACCCTTGGGACCTGCTCCAGCCCCAGGATGCGATGAGCCGACATCGAGGTGCCAAACCTTCCCGTCGATGTGAACTCTTGGGGAAGATCAGCCTGTTATCCCCGGAGTACCTTTTATCCGTTAAGTGACGGCGCTTCCACTCGCTACCGCCAGATCACTAAGACCTACTTTCGTACCTGCTCGAGCTGTCACTCTCGCAGTCAAGCCTCCTTGTGCCTTTACACTCGCGCTCTGATTTCCAACCAGAGTGAGGAGACCTTCGCGCACCTCCGTTACTCTTTAGGAGGCGACCGCCCCAGTCAAACCGCCTGCCTACCATTGTCCCTATACCGGCTTCACGGCACAGGTTAGAAATTTCATTCATCAAGAGTGGTATTTCACTTTGCGACTCCGCGCAGCCTAACGACCACGCCTCATTGTCTCCCACCTATTCTACACATGATAAATAAAATCCCAATAGTAAGTTACGGTGAAGGTTCACGGGGTCTTTCCGTCTAACTGTGGGTAACCGGCTTCTTTACCGGTATATAAATTTCACCGAGTCTCGCGTTGAGACAGTGCCCAGAATCGTTACACCATTCGTGCGGGTCGGAACTTACCCGACAAGGAATTTCGCTACCTTAGGACCGTTATAGTTACGGCCGCCGTTTACCGGGGCTTCAATTCAATGCTTTGGGGCTCCCCTCACATCTCCTCTTAACCTTCCGGCACCGGGCAGGTGTCACCACCTATACGTTTCATTGCTGATTAGCAGATGGCTGTGTTTTTGATAAACAGTCGCCTGGGCCTGCTCTGTGCCACCCTCTTCTTTTACCGAATCGGGCCACACTTCTTCCGAAGTTACGTGTGCATTTTGCCGAGTTCCTTAACGCGAGTTCTCTCGTGCGCCTTAGATTTCTCATCCTTCCTACCTGTGTCGGTTTACGGTACGGTCTTTATCAGCCTAGCCTTAGACAATATTTCCCGGCACCTTGATTACACCCGCTTCACTTCGACTTTCTCTCCGTTGGCTGTCACAACTTACCTCAAACGACGGATTTGCCTGTCGCTCTCAAAAGCTCGTTGCTTCGACCGGAACTACCATTCTCCGGCCGGGTTTCACCTCATGCGTCTTGCCCTCGAAACTGATAGAGGTATCGGATTTTGAACCGATTTCCCATCGACTACGACTTTCGTCCTCGCCTTAGGGGCCGACTTACCCTGGGCAGATTGCCTTTACCCAGGAAACCTTAGGTTTTCGGCGGACGGGAATCTCACCCGTCTTTGCGTTACTTATGCCTGCATTCTCTCTTCCACTACCTCCACAACCCCTCACGGGTATTGCTTCTTCAGCTCATGGAATGCTCCCCTACCACCTAACACAAAACGTGTTAGATCCAAAACTTCGGTATACCGCTTAGCCCCGTTACATTATCTGCGCTTGTATGCTCGACCAGTGAGCTATTACGCACTCTTTTAAGGAATGGCTGCTTCTAAGCCAACCTCCTGGCTGTCTGTGCATCCAAACTTCATTTTACACTTAGCGGTATTTCGGGACCTTAGTTGTTGGTCCGGGCTGTTTCCCTTTCGACTACGAACCTTGTCGCACGCAGTCTCACTCCTATACGTTGTTTTGCGGCATTCTGAGTTTGATTGGGTTTGGTAGGCAGTGACGCCCCCTAGTCCATCCAGTGCTTTACCTCCGCTAAATTTGTATAAGGCTGTCCCTAAAGGCATTTCGGGGAGAGCCAGCTATTTCCAGGTTTGTTTAGCCTTTCACTCCGAGTCACAAGTCATCCATACCTTTTTTAACAGATTATAGTTCGGTCCTCCACAAGGTTTTACCCTTGCTTCAACCTGCTCATGACTAGATCACCTTGGCTTCGGGTCTACCTCATGCAACTTTATTTCGCCCTGTTAAGACTCGGTTTCCCTTCGGCTCCGGGACTCCCATCCCTTAACCTCGCTGCATAAGATAACTCGCAGGTTCATTCTACAAAAGGCACGCTACAACGCTTTCGCGCCGTAACATCTTGTTAGTTTATGGTTTCAGGTTCTATTTCACTCCCCTTGCAGGGGTTCTTTTCGCCTTTCCCTCACGGTACTGCTGCACTATCGGTAGCTGTGGAGTATTTAGCCTTGGATCGTGGTCGACCCCGCTTCCGGCAAGGTTCCTCGTGCCCCGCCGTACTCAGGTACCGCATCAAAGAGTCTTATTCATTTCGTGTACGGGGATTTCACCCTCTCTGTCAGGCCTTCCCAAACCTTTCCACTATAAATAAGTTTTCTCACCAACTCTTCGGGTCATCCCCATGCGGCCCTACAACCCCCGTTTAACCGGGTTTGGGCTCCTCCGATTTCGCTCGCCGCTACTTTCGGAATCTCCGGAGGATCGCTCCTCTTCTTGATTTCTTTTCCTTAAGTTACTTAGATGGTTCACTTCACTTAGTCTGGCTTTACTACCCTATTTTATTCAGGTATCGTAATGACGACATCTCTGTCGCCGGGTTACCCCATTCGGCTATCCGGGAATCACGGAATGTGTGCTTCTCCTCCCGGCTTTTCGCAGCTTACCACGGCCTTCTTCGCCTCACAGCTCCCAGGCATCCGCCATAAACCTCTGTCGCTTGACCATATTATCTTTTTTGCTTTCCGTATAACGCCTCATCGCTTCAGGATCAGGTCAAGCTTCCTCGGCTTTCTTCCTTCCGCTCCGCGCCATACGCCTTCGTTTCTTCCTTCCCTTCATTGTCAATGTGCGCTGATTACTTTCCGCTTCAATGCGGATTTCATCTATGAAAAACCATTCTACGGCCGAAACCGCCGAATGATTGATTTTACTGGAGATAAGGGGATTCGAACCCCTGACCCTCGGCTTGCAAAGCCGATGCTCTAGCCAGCTGAGCTATATCCCCGTCATATAAATAAAAGGGAGGAAAAGAAAGCACAAGAGGCTTTATAAACAAAGGCCCGTGTTGTACATCTGACACTTTATAAACACGCTGTATTTCTACCCCGGTTTGCCTTCGGCAAACCGGCAGTAAAAAAACACGCAGTGTTTTTTTACCTTTCTCTTAGAAAGGAGGTGATCCAGCCGCACCTTCCGGTACGACTACCTTGTTACGACTTCACCCTCCTTACAAAGCATACCTTCGGCAGCGTCCTCCTTGCGGTTAGACTACCGACTTCGGGTACCCTCTACTCGGATGGTGTGACGGGCGGTGTGTACAAGGCCCGGGAACGTATTCACCGCATCGTGCTGATATGCGATTACTAGCGATTCCAACTTCATGGAGTCGAGTTTCAGACTCCAATCCGAACTACGATAGCTTTTTTGCGTTTTGCTCCGCTTTACAGCTTCGCTTCACTTTGTTCCTACCATTGTAGCACGTGTGTAGCCCTGGACATAAGGGCCATGATGACTTGACGTCATCCCCACCTTCCTCCGGTTTGTCACCGGCAGTTCCGCCAGAGTCCTCAGCTTTACCTGTTAGTAACTGGCAGTAGGGGTTGCGCTCGTTGCGGGACTTAACCCAACACCTCACGGCACGAGCTGACGACAGCCATGCAGCACCTGTTGTACCTCGTATTGCTACGCTGCCGTATCTCTACGGCATCAGATACTATGTCAAACCCAGGTAAGGTTCCTCGCGTACCATCGAATTAAACCACATGCTCCACCGCTTGTGCGGGCCC is a window encoding:
- a CDS encoding SH3 domain-containing protein codes for the protein MKNKAAHGYLLYRLSHDSAIAGCHYVAIDYHKDSDHYVIDNRVNVRSAPNISGEKLFRLNAGDKVRILEWNEDGEWLWAEGYYAPWYKISCAKGTGYICGRYISCKEAVGDLDNDGEDEVFACLCVSESKGAPISGNFRYMSSFYNINTHHVLIKDSQVKNIDLEKLYLEEFDENKISRDTFYSIWECEYLTPEVSFRVARSGSKDEEGGWYTKRYFYFTDGTLKYLTTLSDVESKMHYGFVEYFEFSNRNTITVMHISKSWENGTPSVSERESGGYLWNGKDFIDTGGQ